From a region of the Gammaproteobacteria bacterium genome:
- a CDS encoding FAD-dependent monooxygenase has protein sequence MSIDKSVLIVGGGPAGLTLGCLLLTYGIPCIVIEKRMVRLPSSKAFSLHARTVELLELIGVGQKIKQHALAVKNMNIHSERSHVFNFDFPLLENPNFDSVFSLEQYRLEELLAEQYEALGGTIEYGVELTSLNQTDTNVIASLRSDGKCYSQNHDFVIGCDGSQSAVRKNLAIDFPGRHYDESYIVADGQITTQFKRSNINLSQGHTFLSPKGYTMLFPLPNGKHRIVVDIPQSRLNNIAFDEKQFNKLLDERGFSDLRFEYIDWLSKAKLNNKLVEQYVHHRVILVGDACHIHSPVGGQGINLGVQDSFNLAWKLSLIIKKQSNIKLLQSYNNERRFIAEQALGSTGKLYRLFSISNFFSVMLQDDTLPLLSKSPRVKKKMVMEASGMSHSYQKLISNQMNQTQFRAGDRMANLSLNNGLVISQLYPLLNLDKYTLLLLAEQHEIKHQLISFQHPSLQVIQLSNQSVIQGVSFHYSLIRESLSPLQNKNLSSNIFIFVRPDCHIQQAGHIKNATEIPDLISQFIANNLTDISIKGSS, from the coding sequence ACGACTCCCTTCCTCAAAGGCATTTAGCCTCCATGCTCGCACAGTTGAATTACTTGAATTAATTGGTGTAGGTCAGAAAATAAAACAACATGCGTTAGCTGTTAAGAACATGAATATTCACTCAGAACGCAGCCATGTATTCAACTTCGACTTTCCATTATTAGAGAATCCTAATTTTGATAGCGTATTTAGCTTGGAACAATATCGACTTGAAGAGTTACTCGCTGAGCAGTATGAAGCATTAGGTGGCACCATTGAGTATGGCGTAGAGCTAACAAGCCTGAATCAAACGGACACTAATGTTATCGCTTCTTTACGCAGTGATGGTAAGTGCTACTCTCAAAATCATGACTTTGTGATAGGTTGCGACGGATCGCAAAGTGCTGTCAGAAAGAACTTAGCAATAGACTTTCCCGGCCGACATTATGACGAAAGCTATATTGTCGCTGACGGGCAGATAACAACTCAATTTAAACGTTCCAATATTAACCTTAGCCAAGGGCATACCTTCCTTTCGCCTAAGGGCTACACCATGTTATTTCCGCTCCCGAATGGCAAGCACCGCATTGTTGTTGATATTCCACAGAGTCGGCTAAATAACATTGCCTTCGATGAAAAACAGTTCAACAAATTACTTGATGAACGAGGTTTTTCTGATTTACGTTTTGAGTATATTGATTGGTTATCTAAGGCTAAGCTAAACAACAAGCTTGTTGAACAGTATGTCCATCATCGGGTTATTTTAGTCGGTGATGCGTGTCACATTCATAGCCCTGTCGGAGGACAAGGGATCAATTTAGGCGTCCAAGATAGTTTTAATTTAGCGTGGAAGTTATCTTTGATTATCAAAAAACAATCCAATATTAAATTATTGCAAAGTTACAATAATGAACGTCGATTCATTGCCGAACAAGCCTTAGGCTCCACCGGTAAGTTATATAGATTATTCTCCATCAGTAACTTTTTTTCCGTTATGTTGCAAGATGATACCCTACCACTACTGAGTAAATCTCCCCGAGTGAAAAAGAAAATGGTGATGGAAGCCTCTGGTATGAGCCATAGTTATCAGAAGCTTATTTCGAACCAAATGAACCAAACTCAGTTTAGAGCTGGTGACCGTATGGCTAATTTATCGCTCAATAATGGTCTGGTGATTAGCCAGCTTTATCCTTTATTAAATCTCGATAAATATACGTTATTGCTACTCGCAGAACAGCATGAAATAAAACACCAATTGATTTCTTTTCAACACCCCTCATTACAAGTTATCCAGCTCTCAAATCAAAGCGTGATACAAGGTGTATCTTTTCATTACAGCTTAATCAGAGAGTCGCTGAGTCCATTACAAAATAAGAATTTATCATCAAATATATTTATATTTGTTAGACCAGATTGCCATATCCAACAGGCTGGTCACATAAAAAACGCCACGGAAATACCAGATCTAATTTCCCAATTCATCGCTAATAACCTAACAGATATAAGCATTAAGGGATCCTCATGA
- a CDS encoding MMPL family transporter translates to MNLTNKYAELVTKHPIKVLLLMLLITVMIGSGLSKMTIRTNQDADLPEIDPIVATKKRIDNIFGDKTEIMIGIHHSNIFQSSTLTKVAKISNELKRVDFVVPDQINSLATVNNVVGKEWGLDVGVFMKTVPTDNAGLKTLEQEVKRNILVNNRLVSKDNQFTVITAQVDPGYDQATLYNQVYAIVDKYQGPEQIYVTGEPIFTQEIDGGIQKDTATLIPLALLLIMIGLFVCFRNVRGVILPMVCVILSIIWAMGMMGHLGLPQTAVSTALPLLLVTIASSYAIHILIYYYNEPVSSKTRVQQALAKVLPSLILVGVTSALGAASLAVFEILMIKEFAIASMVGILGAWLINITVLPAILQLCINIKDRKDQQKLIGTSRLDRLLITVTAFSLRHKFKVVFSYLCLTLIGVFGISQIKTGLDFLDLFKQDNQARVAFNVFNDSLAGARYFNIMITAKSSGDIQTVKYIEFIKDFQTYMDQQPGVGYTHSISDIINQISDAINVDSEQKTPLTSDEQLAQYMLLYDMSGDPGDFSNLVDYQYQRAKIQVMLKTSDPDEHRALYLTAKHYLDQHFPQGATADFGGDIILWLAKVDYIIKGKIENIVVALLLIIVLCSLAYRSFSAGLLGVLPIAFGVILTFAYMGFYGLRLDMPTSIITGIAIGIGIDFSIHYLSKLRTNMISVGNYSEALSLTAVTSAKAVFFDTFTNMLGFSMLIFSAFKPVQVFGYLVSFTMLIMGLSVIFLYPALIAIVKPKFIFSAQATAKDPEQSVSIADESAISRI, encoded by the coding sequence ATGAATTTAACCAACAAGTATGCAGAGCTCGTCACAAAGCATCCGATAAAAGTTTTATTATTAATGCTACTGATAACCGTCATGATTGGCAGTGGTTTATCTAAAATGACAATTCGAACCAATCAAGATGCCGATTTACCTGAAATCGATCCTATTGTCGCGACTAAAAAACGTATTGATAATATTTTTGGCGATAAAACCGAAATAATGATCGGGATCCACCATAGCAATATATTTCAAAGTAGCACCTTAACTAAGGTGGCAAAAATTTCAAATGAACTCAAACGGGTCGACTTTGTAGTACCAGATCAAATCAACAGTTTAGCTACCGTTAATAATGTTGTTGGTAAGGAGTGGGGGCTCGATGTTGGTGTTTTCATGAAAACAGTGCCAACTGATAACGCTGGACTAAAAACACTTGAACAGGAGGTTAAACGTAATATTTTAGTCAATAACCGACTCGTATCTAAAGATAACCAGTTTACCGTGATTACGGCACAAGTGGATCCTGGATACGATCAAGCAACTTTATATAACCAAGTTTATGCCATTGTTGATAAATACCAAGGCCCCGAACAAATTTATGTCACCGGCGAGCCAATCTTTACTCAAGAGATTGATGGTGGTATTCAAAAAGACACTGCAACCCTAATCCCATTAGCATTATTGCTGATTATGATTGGTTTATTTGTCTGCTTTAGAAATGTGCGCGGTGTGATATTACCGATGGTTTGCGTCATCTTAAGCATCATATGGGCAATGGGAATGATGGGGCATTTGGGGTTACCTCAAACGGCAGTATCGACAGCTCTACCATTACTATTGGTCACTATTGCTAGCTCTTATGCGATTCACATTCTAATTTATTATTATAATGAACCAGTATCGAGTAAAACACGAGTACAGCAGGCATTAGCCAAAGTATTGCCCTCTCTGATACTCGTCGGCGTCACTTCGGCGCTTGGGGCTGCATCATTAGCGGTTTTCGAAATATTAATGATCAAAGAGTTCGCCATTGCTTCGATGGTCGGCATTCTTGGTGCCTGGTTAATAAATATCACTGTCTTACCGGCTATCTTACAGTTATGCATAAACATTAAAGATCGCAAAGATCAGCAGAAACTTATCGGTACTTCAAGGTTAGATCGGCTGTTAATCACGGTCACCGCTTTTTCACTACGACATAAATTTAAGGTAGTTTTTAGCTATCTGTGTTTAACCTTAATCGGTGTTTTTGGCATTAGTCAAATCAAGACTGGCTTAGATTTTTTAGATTTATTTAAGCAAGACAATCAAGCGAGAGTTGCATTTAACGTATTTAATGACTCACTAGCCGGCGCTCGCTATTTTAACATTATGATCACCGCGAAAAGCAGTGGAGATATTCAAACTGTTAAATATATTGAATTTATTAAAGATTTTCAAACCTACATGGATCAACAACCTGGTGTTGGTTATACCCATTCGATTAGCGACATCATTAATCAAATATCCGATGCCATCAATGTCGATAGTGAGCAAAAAACACCATTAACATCTGACGAACAGCTTGCCCAATATATGCTGCTATATGATATGTCCGGCGATCCTGGTGACTTCTCAAATCTGGTCGATTATCAGTATCAACGAGCTAAAATTCAGGTGATGTTAAAGACTTCTGATCCTGATGAACACCGAGCGCTCTATTTGACCGCAAAGCACTATTTAGACCAACATTTTCCGCAAGGAGCAACCGCTGATTTTGGTGGTGACATCATCTTATGGCTAGCCAAAGTCGATTACATCATTAAAGGTAAAATTGAAAACATTGTTGTGGCACTCTTATTAATAATCGTTCTATGTTCCCTCGCTTATCGCTCTTTTTCTGCTGGCCTACTTGGGGTATTACCTATTGCATTTGGGGTCATTCTTACGTTCGCCTACATGGGATTTTATGGTCTTCGTTTAGATATGCCAACCTCGATTATTACCGGGATAGCCATAGGGATCGGAATTGATTTTTCAATTCACTACTTGAGCAAATTACGAACAAACATGATCAGTGTAGGTAATTATTCAGAGGCCTTATCGCTAACGGCAGTCACGTCGGCTAAAGCCGTGTTTTTTGATACCTTTACCAATATGCTAGGTTTTTCAATGCTGATATTTTCGGCCTTTAAACCGGTCCAAGTTTTTGGTTACTTAGTATCATTCACTATGCTGATTATGGGGTTGAGTGTGATTTTCCTATATCCAGCACTCATTGCGATCGTCAAACCTAAGTTTATCTTTTCAGCCCAAGCAACAGCTAAAGATCCTGAACAATCCGTAAGCATTGCTGACGAATCGGCTATATCTCGTATTTAA